Proteins from one Chitinophaga oryzae genomic window:
- a CDS encoding c-type cytochrome yields the protein MNGKLILIILLFCYSLPSGAADPAEGKKLFQARCASCHNVNKKLTGPALAGVDQRHSEAWILQFVKASQSMVKAGDKEALAVYNANNQVAMPDHPDLSDDMIRDILAYVKEEAGKAPQADDAPFSRPGQKEPNLMPLSIYNFPFMIAYIVLVVIIIILLVFLVNVKGYEHHMEEKQKE from the coding sequence AGCCTGCCCTCCGGGGCGGCTGACCCGGCAGAAGGCAAAAAACTGTTCCAGGCACGTTGCGCCTCCTGTCATAACGTGAATAAAAAACTCACCGGTCCTGCCCTCGCCGGGGTAGACCAGCGTCACAGCGAAGCATGGATCCTCCAATTTGTAAAAGCGTCCCAGAGCATGGTGAAAGCCGGCGATAAAGAAGCGCTGGCCGTATACAACGCCAACAACCAGGTAGCCATGCCGGACCATCCCGACCTCTCAGATGACATGATCCGCGATATTCTGGCCTATGTGAAAGAAGAAGCCGGCAAAGCGCCGCAGGCCGACGATGCACCTTTCTCCCGGCCTGGACAAAAAGAACCCAACCTGATGCCTCTCAGCATTTATAATTTCCCTTTTATGATTGCCTACATTGTGCTGGTGGTTATCATCATTATACTGCTCGTATTCCTGGTCAATGTGAAAGGGTATGAACACCATATGGAAGAAAAACAGAAAGAATAA